One part of the Chryseobacterium mulctrae genome encodes these proteins:
- the tamL gene encoding translocation and assembly module lipoprotein TamL produces the protein MKNTFNIYCKYFLASGMTVAVISCSNTKFLKDGQMLYTGAEVKIESDSLSKKEKSELKSALEENLTPKPNSTFLGLRPKLYAYNTTKEPKKEKGIKYWLKYKFGEEPVLLGDVDREFNKDIIVNYSENKGYFNAKAKYDTVSKNKKAQVIYTLNPGARYLISNVNFPKDSTLINAEIQNLKEKTLLKEGNPFDLDVIKNERQRIDNELKDKGFYYFSPDNIIVQADSTVTKNPKVELIVKLKDNTPKLATEQFTIDKVVVFPNYNLRDAKKGKYNIPMNPDSLKGYEYNNIYVVDPDKKFKPRIFDRALYFNQGDIYNRKDHNLSLNRLISLGVFKFVKNEFVVSDSLNHKFDAYYVLTPRELQSLRLEALGRTNSANYAGSELNLNWTQRNFFRGAEQFKASVYGAFDVQMGGPADAENIFRAGTNVQLSIPRIVAPFRFNSSSAFVPRTNMKLGYEFQNRTTLYSLNTFNASFGYQWKENVRKEHELNVIDVSLIRPADITEKFKTKSDGNPYLQRITEKQLIFGPTYSYTYSTTMLPRKNTFYYKGMLDLAGNITGLVTGANVKEGKEKTIFGVPFSQYAKIENDLRFYHKFNEKTSFASRFIAGAAIPYGNSEHIPFSRQFFVGGSNSIRAFRARTLGPGSYDPRDENNNRAVFDQSGDVKLELNAEYRANLYKFLNVAAFVDAGNIWLINDDINDEGVNTRPGGKFSKEFLSEIAVGAGVGLRLDFSILVLRLDLAMPLRVPYYEKGDRWTFDRINFGDSSWRKDNLILNIAIGYPF, from the coding sequence ATGAAGAATACCTTTAATATATACTGCAAATATTTTTTGGCATCGGGAATGACGGTGGCAGTTATCTCTTGTAGCAATACCAAGTTTCTAAAAGACGGGCAAATGCTCTATACCGGAGCTGAAGTAAAAATAGAAAGTGATTCTCTTTCAAAAAAAGAAAAAAGTGAATTGAAGTCTGCACTCGAAGAAAATCTTACGCCAAAACCAAATTCTACTTTCCTTGGTTTAAGACCAAAACTCTATGCATACAATACTACGAAAGAACCCAAAAAAGAAAAAGGCATAAAGTACTGGCTGAAATATAAATTTGGTGAAGAACCTGTTTTGCTTGGAGATGTTGACAGAGAATTTAATAAAGATATTATTGTAAATTATTCTGAAAACAAGGGTTATTTTAATGCAAAAGCTAAATATGACACGGTTTCAAAAAATAAAAAAGCGCAGGTTATTTACACCTTAAATCCGGGAGCAAGATATTTAATAAGCAATGTGAATTTCCCAAAAGATTCTACGCTTATTAATGCAGAAATTCAGAATTTAAAAGAAAAAACGTTACTTAAAGAAGGAAATCCTTTCGATCTTGATGTCATCAAAAACGAACGACAAAGAATCGACAATGAGCTAAAAGACAAAGGTTTTTATTACTTCAGTCCAGACAATATTATTGTACAAGCAGATAGTACGGTAACTAAAAATCCAAAAGTTGAGCTTATTGTAAAGCTGAAAGACAACACACCAAAATTGGCAACCGAACAGTTTACAATTGATAAAGTAGTTGTTTTTCCTAATTACAATCTTCGCGATGCTAAAAAAGGAAAATATAATATCCCGATGAATCCCGATTCTTTGAAAGGATATGAGTACAACAATATTTACGTAGTTGATCCTGATAAAAAATTTAAACCAAGAATTTTTGACCGAGCTTTATATTTCAACCAAGGTGATATCTACAATAGAAAAGACCACAATTTATCTCTTAATCGATTGATCAGCTTGGGTGTTTTTAAGTTTGTGAAAAATGAGTTTGTCGTTTCAGATTCTTTAAATCATAAGTTTGATGCGTATTATGTATTAACTCCAAGAGAACTTCAATCTTTACGCTTGGAAGCTTTGGGAAGAACCAATTCTGCAAATTATGCAGGAAGCGAACTAAATTTAAACTGGACGCAACGAAATTTTTTCCGTGGTGCAGAACAGTTTAAGGCTTCTGTTTATGGAGCATTCGATGTTCAGATGGGCGGTCCTGCAGATGCTGAAAACATTTTCAGAGCGGGAACCAATGTACAATTATCAATTCCAAGAATTGTGGCACCTTTCCGTTTCAATTCTTCAAGTGCTTTTGTTCCGAGAACTAATATGAAACTGGGATATGAATTCCAAAACAGAACAACTTTATATTCTTTAAATACATTTAATGCTTCATTTGGGTACCAATGGAAAGAAAATGTAAGAAAAGAACACGAACTTAATGTCATTGATGTTTCTTTGATTCGTCCGGCAGACATTACTGAAAAATTTAAAACTAAATCTGACGGCAATCCTTACCTTCAAAGAATAACTGAAAAGCAACTTATTTTCGGACCCACTTATTCTTACACCTATTCCACAACAATGCTTCCTAGAAAAAATACGTTTTATTATAAAGGAATGCTGGATTTAGCAGGAAATATTACAGGTCTTGTTACAGGAGCCAATGTAAAAGAAGGAAAGGAAAAAACAATTTTCGGAGTTCCTTTCAGCCAATATGCAAAGATTGAAAATGATCTAAGATTCTATCATAAGTTTAATGAGAAAACATCTTTTGCTTCACGATTTATTGCAGGAGCTGCTATTCCTTATGGAAATTCAGAACATATTCCTTTCTCAAGACAGTTTTTTGTAGGTGGAAGTAACAGTATCAGAGCATTCAGAGCAAGAACTTTAGGTCCTGGAAGTTATGATCCGAGAGATGAGAATAACAACAGAGCTGTTTTTGATCAGTCGGGAGACGTAAAATTAGAATTGAATGCTGAATACAGAGCCAATCTTTATAAATTTTTGAATGTTGCAGCATTTGTAGATGCAGGAAATATCTGGTTGATTAATGATGATATCAATGATGAGGGAGTCAATACAAGACCGGGAGGAAAATTTTCTAAAGAGTTTTTAAGTGAAATTGCAGTAGGAGCAGGAGTTGGTCTACGATTAGATTTCTCAATTTTAGTTTTAAGACTTGATTTGGCAATGCCTCTAAGAGTTCCATATTACGAAAAAGGCGACCGATGGACTTTCGACAGAATCAATTTTGGAGATTCCAGCTGGAGAAAAGATAATCTTATTCTGAATATAGCCATTGGATATCCTTTCTAA
- a CDS encoding YihY/virulence factor BrkB family protein yields the protein MLKELKFFWETVKETFTEWNNSSASNDSASLAYYAIFSIPGLLIIIIWIAGYFFGEEAIRGQISTQISGLMGQDVAKSIQDMIAGALIDKENIFMKIVGVGSLVYGSTTLFFQLQKSLNNLWDVEAAPKKALVKFLLDRANSLGMILILGFLLMITMVLSSLIGLFNNFITTYFGLETYIIVEIINFTVGFLVIVVLFALMFKVLPDVEISWKSVWKGALLTAALFTLGKFLLSLYFGQFKPTSAFGTAGTVILIMMWINYSCMLVFFGAEFTKVYTYRKGYKIVPSKHAKWSSAKLYRESQVQNETQV from the coding sequence ATGCTAAAAGAATTAAAATTTTTCTGGGAAACCGTTAAAGAAACATTTACAGAATGGAATAATTCATCCGCTTCTAATGACTCGGCAAGTTTGGCTTATTATGCCATTTTCTCAATTCCGGGATTGCTGATTATTATTATCTGGATCGCAGGATATTTTTTTGGGGAAGAAGCGATTCGCGGACAAATCAGTACTCAGATTAGTGGATTGATGGGACAGGATGTTGCCAAAAGCATTCAGGATATGATTGCAGGAGCACTTATTGATAAGGAAAATATTTTTATGAAAATTGTTGGAGTAGGCTCATTAGTTTATGGTTCTACTACCCTATTTTTTCAGTTGCAGAAATCTCTGAATAATCTTTGGGATGTGGAAGCTGCGCCTAAAAAAGCTTTGGTAAAATTTCTTTTAGACCGTGCGAACTCATTAGGAATGATTCTTATTTTAGGATTTTTACTGATGATCACGATGGTTTTATCCTCATTAATAGGACTCTTTAATAATTTCATCACTACTTATTTCGGTCTTGAAACGTATATCATTGTAGAAATTATTAATTTCACCGTAGGATTTTTAGTTATTGTCGTCCTTTTTGCATTGATGTTTAAAGTACTTCCCGATGTAGAAATCAGCTGGAAATCGGTTTGGAAAGGCGCTTTACTTACTGCAGCTCTTTTTACTTTAGGTAAATTTTTGCTGAGTCTTTACTTTGGACAATTTAAACCCACCTCAGCATTTGGAACTGCCGGAACGGTGATTTTAATTATGATGTGGATTAATTATTCGTGTATGCTGGTTTTCTTCGGCGCAGAATTTACGAAAGTCTACACTTATCGAAAAGGATACAAGATTGTTCCTTCAAAACATGCCAAATGGAGCAGTGCAAAATTGTATAGAGAAAGCCAGGTTCAAAACGAAACTCAGGTTTAA
- the argS gene encoding arginine--tRNA ligase — MNIKDIIEQKLAEVILNVYQLKDIKLEIQENKTEFEGDFTIVTFPLVKQLKKNPESIGVELGEGLTTQTELLESFNVVKGFLNVKVKNQFFVDQFKTVSEQFFNIEKKNATVMVEYSSPNTNKPLHLGHIRNNLLGFSVAQILKEAGYDVIKSQIINDRGIHICKSMLAWEKFGKGETPNAETKGDKFVGNYYVKFDQEYKKEIAELIANGSTEDQAKKDAPLMKEAQQMLLDWENGDEKVRNLWSEMNSWVYDGFNQTYKRLGVDFDQVQYESNTYILGKDLIQEGLDKGVLYQKEDGSVWCDLTDEGLDQKLLLRSDGTSVYMTQDLGTAVQRFKENDIQKLIYTVGNEQDYHFQVLFKILGKLGYSWADQLYHLSYGMVELPNGKMKSREGTVVDADDLMQEMYNEAKLKAIEQGRLEGLTDGEKEISYEIIGQAALKYFMLKVDPKKKMLFNPEESIDFNGNTGPFILYTYARIQSLLIKANYLNREIAEVELNQHEKEVIMQLANYKSVVERASESLSPALVANYLYDLVKSYNSFYQSNIILKLEDEDLKQFRLNLSNLTAQTIKKSLSLLGIGTVNRM; from the coding sequence ATGAATATTAAAGATATAATAGAACAAAAACTGGCAGAGGTTATCCTTAATGTCTATCAGTTGAAAGATATAAAACTTGAAATCCAGGAAAATAAAACTGAGTTTGAGGGAGATTTTACCATCGTTACTTTTCCTTTGGTAAAGCAATTGAAGAAAAATCCTGAAAGCATTGGGGTAGAATTAGGAGAAGGATTAACAACTCAGACCGAATTGCTGGAAAGTTTTAATGTGGTAAAAGGATTTTTAAATGTAAAAGTTAAAAACCAATTCTTCGTAGATCAGTTTAAAACGGTTTCTGAACAGTTTTTTAATATAGAAAAGAAAAATGCAACCGTAATGGTGGAATATTCTTCACCAAATACCAACAAACCATTGCATTTGGGTCATATCAGAAATAACTTATTAGGTTTTTCTGTCGCTCAGATTCTTAAAGAAGCGGGTTATGATGTTATAAAAAGTCAGATCATCAATGACAGAGGAATCCATATCTGTAAATCGATGTTGGCTTGGGAAAAATTTGGAAAAGGAGAAACACCGAATGCAGAAACGAAGGGAGATAAATTTGTAGGAAACTACTATGTTAAATTTGACCAGGAATACAAAAAAGAAATAGCTGAACTTATTGCGAATGGAAGCACTGAAGATCAGGCTAAAAAAGATGCTCCTTTAATGAAAGAAGCTCAACAAATGCTTTTGGATTGGGAGAATGGCGATGAAAAAGTAAGAAATCTTTGGAGCGAAATGAACTCTTGGGTTTACGATGGTTTCAATCAGACTTACAAAAGATTGGGTGTAGATTTCGACCAGGTTCAGTATGAAAGCAACACTTACATTTTAGGAAAAGATCTTATTCAGGAAGGTTTAGATAAAGGTGTTTTGTATCAGAAAGAAGATGGTTCGGTTTGGTGCGATTTAACTGACGAAGGTTTAGACCAGAAATTATTGCTTCGTTCAGATGGAACTTCTGTGTATATGACTCAGGATTTAGGAACGGCAGTTCAGCGTTTTAAAGAAAACGATATTCAGAAACTTATTTATACAGTAGGAAACGAGCAGGATTACCATTTCCAGGTTTTATTTAAAATCTTAGGAAAATTAGGATATTCTTGGGCAGATCAGTTGTACCATTTATCTTATGGAATGGTAGAACTTCCAAACGGAAAAATGAAATCTCGTGAAGGAACAGTTGTCGATGCCGATGATTTGATGCAGGAAATGTATAATGAAGCAAAATTAAAAGCAATTGAGCAAGGAAGATTAGAAGGTCTTACAGACGGAGAAAAAGAAATTTCTTATGAGATTATTGGTCAGGCTGCATTGAAATATTTCATGCTGAAAGTAGATCCAAAGAAAAAAATGCTTTTCAATCCTGAAGAAAGTATTGATTTTAATGGAAATACAGGACCGTTTATTTTATACACTTATGCTCGTATTCAATCGCTGTTGATTAAAGCAAATTATTTGAATAGAGAAATTGCTGAGGTAGAATTAAATCAGCATGAAAAAGAAGTAATTATGCAATTGGCAAATTATAAATCTGTTGTTGAAAGAGCATCTGAATCATTAAGTCCAGCTTTAGTTGCAAATTATCTTTATGATTTAGTGAAATCTTACAATTCATTCTATCAAAGCAATATAATTCTAAAACTTGAAGATGAAGATCTAAAACAATTCCGTTTGAATTTATCAAATCTCACGGCACAAACAATAAAAAAATCATTAAGTTTATTAGGTATAGGAACCGTAAACAGAATGTAA
- a CDS encoding SusD/RagB family nutrient-binding outer membrane lipoprotein: MKKIFSILTIGSLAFLTGCVNGDEDFNNNQSQPYVVPAEPLFTNAQKELMDQMETPSVNLNVFRFFQHYLATTIYRNDARFNFAGTRKVPDNMWLALYTDVLGNLNESKKVLATEVKPPLTPQATWEKQQANKLAIINLLEVYTYQVLVDSFGNVPYSEAAKPETIVLPKYDDAKTIYENLITRINSALSTLDSGYTSFESGDNIYNGNVGDWIIFANSLKLKIGINLADVNPTLAKQTVEAAYAGGVMVTNPKNSLFKYDGTSPNFNRLYAEVVASNRNDFVVEEGIVDAMNDLNDPRRPFYFTEVSGGGYVGGTVGLTNEYGANSHIATNLLTPNKTGILFDAAEVNFYLAEAAARGYSVGGSTAAQYYQIAIERSMQQWGVPAADITTYLANPDVVFSTTNWKLKIGQQAWIAMYNRGFESWNFYRRLDYPVLTAPNAVSAAAGKVPTRLTYPINEQTVNGANWTAASSAIGGDKLTTKVFWDIN; this comes from the coding sequence ATGAAAAAGATATTTTCAATACTTACTATAGGCTCGTTAGCATTTCTCACTGGATGTGTAAACGGAGATGAGGATTTTAATAATAACCAAAGTCAACCCTATGTGGTTCCGGCCGAACCATTATTTACCAATGCTCAAAAAGAGCTAATGGATCAGATGGAAACACCTAGTGTTAACCTTAATGTTTTCAGATTTTTCCAGCATTATCTAGCTACAACAATATATAGAAATGATGCAAGATTTAATTTTGCAGGAACTAGAAAAGTTCCGGATAATATGTGGCTTGCACTATATACAGATGTTCTTGGAAATCTTAATGAGTCAAAAAAGGTCTTAGCGACTGAAGTGAAGCCACCTTTAACGCCTCAGGCAACTTGGGAAAAACAACAGGCCAATAAATTAGCAATCATAAATTTATTGGAAGTTTATACCTATCAGGTTTTAGTAGATAGTTTTGGTAACGTTCCTTATTCAGAAGCAGCAAAACCTGAAACTATTGTTTTACCAAAATATGATGATGCGAAAACAATTTATGAGAACTTAATTACAAGGATAAATTCAGCGTTATCTACTTTAGATTCAGGATATACAAGCTTTGAATCCGGAGATAATATTTATAATGGAAATGTTGGAGATTGGATTATTTTTGCAAATAGCCTAAAGCTTAAAATAGGAATTAACCTTGCCGATGTAAATCCTACATTAGCTAAACAGACTGTTGAAGCAGCATATGCTGGAGGAGTAATGGTTACAAATCCTAAAAATTCTTTGTTTAAATACGATGGAACTTCTCCTAATTTTAATCGTTTATATGCCGAAGTAGTTGCAAGTAACAGAAATGATTTTGTGGTTGAAGAAGGTATTGTAGATGCAATGAATGATTTGAATGACCCAAGAAGACCATTTTATTTTACAGAGGTTTCTGGAGGAGGATATGTTGGAGGTACTGTTGGTTTGACTAATGAATATGGCGCAAATTCTCATATTGCAACCAATTTGTTAACTCCAAACAAAACAGGAATATTATTTGATGCAGCAGAAGTTAATTTTTATTTAGCAGAAGCTGCGGCGAGAGGTTATTCCGTTGGAGGAAGCACTGCAGCCCAATATTATCAAATCGCAATTGAAAGATCAATGCAACAATGGGGAGTACCTGCTGCAGATATTACTACCTATTTAGCAAATCCCGATGTAGTGTTTTCTACTACAAACTGGAAGTTGAAAATTGGGCAACAAGCATGGATTGCAATGTATAACAGAGGTTTTGAATCTTGGAACTTCTATAGAAGATTAGATTATCCTGTATTAACAGCACCTAATGCAGTATCTGCTGCTGCTGGTAAAGTACCAACCAGATTAACTTACCCTATTAATGAACAAACTGTAAATGGAGCGAACTGGACTGCAGCATCTTCAGCAATTGGGGGAGATAAACTAACTACAAAAGTTTTCTGGGACATTAATTAA